A portion of the Desulfovibrio oxyclinae DSM 11498 genome contains these proteins:
- a CDS encoding TadE/TadG family type IV pilus assembly protein, giving the protein MTGKKIHTSNKSGMAAVEMAFILPLFFVLMLGMFDIGRWCWARNVVNDAASQGARAAMLHEYTEADIWSVVESEVQGGGINSSPEVVVSERIPEEPVSVTVSVPFEFYTLASVLEGLAENRTITATAVVRHER; this is encoded by the coding sequence ATGACTGGCAAGAAGATACATACAAGCAACAAGTCCGGCATGGCAGCCGTGGAGATGGCATTCATCCTGCCGCTCTTCTTCGTGCTCATGCTCGGCATGTTCGACATCGGCCGCTGGTGCTGGGCTCGCAACGTGGTCAACGACGCGGCCTCTCAGGGCGCCCGCGCCGCCATGCTGCACGAATACACCGAAGCCGACATCTGGTCGGTGGTGGAAAGTGAAGTGCAGGGCGGCGGCATCAACTCCTCGCCCGAAGTGGTCGTGAGCGAACGGATTCCCGAAGAGCCCGTGAGCGTGACGGTCAGCGTGCCGTTCGAATTCTATACCCTAGCATCCGTTCTTGAAGGACTGGCGGAGAACAGGACGATAACGGCAACAGCGGTGGTGCGTCATGAGCGGTAA
- a CDS encoding TadE/TadG family type IV pilus assembly protein has translation MSGNSKRYNTRKGNSTVEFALAASLVLVPLLLFMVDAHRMYTLHTSLNRAAREGAVQASRGHDARQAVVDSLSSAGFDPSLLTMAVQTAAAGDFGEAVDVNLSYDASGQVVLPLQDIFSTLAEASATAKME, from the coding sequence ATGAGCGGTAACAGCAAGAGATACAATACCCGAAAAGGCAACAGCACCGTGGAATTCGCGCTTGCGGCAAGTCTTGTGCTGGTTCCGCTGCTGCTGTTCATGGTGGACGCCCACAGAATGTACACGCTGCACACGTCCCTTAACCGCGCCGCCCGCGAAGGGGCCGTGCAGGCATCGCGAGGCCATGACGCCCGTCAGGCCGTGGTGGACTCTCTCAGCTCCGCCGGCTTTGACCCGTCCCTGCTGACCATGGCCGTCCAGACGGCAGCCGCCGGCGATTTCGGCGAAGCGGTAGATGTGAACCTGAGCTACGACGCCTCCGGGCAGGTCGTCCTTCCGTTGCAGGACATTTTCTCCACGCTGGCTGAGGCTTCGGCTACCGCCAAGATGGAATAG